From the Hyphomicrobium sp. ghe19 genome, one window contains:
- the ftcD gene encoding glutamate formimidoyltransferase: MAKYILSDPNFSDGKRKEVIDQIIAPYRNRPGLKLIGYEPDADFDRLPVELLGRPEVMKDAILESCAKAYELIDMEKQTGHHPRIGAVDTIEIYPAKDVTIEECRELAEEIGKEIFKRHQVPVFFTGKNARRPDREGLTAIRKGNYEGLRDAVLKDPSRAPDLGPAKLHPTAGATIVGALEQHDAYFNVVLDTTDVAIAKKLASYIRGRTGGFTNIQGTIGLPNKHRRTGKDVAIISIEVSNPLQTPLHRIYNLLKAEAARYGVNVLAGQICGTIAAEVLVQTAEWYLQLEAINGPWDYKTQILENHLLELEG, encoded by the coding sequence ATGGCGAAGTACATTCTTTCAGATCCGAATTTCAGCGACGGTAAGCGTAAGGAGGTCATCGACCAGATTATTGCTCCGTATCGCAACAGGCCCGGACTGAAACTGATCGGTTATGAGCCTGATGCTGATTTCGATCGCCTTCCGGTGGAGCTGCTTGGCCGTCCTGAAGTTATGAAGGACGCGATTCTGGAGTCTTGCGCCAAGGCATACGAATTGATCGACATGGAGAAGCAGACGGGCCACCATCCGCGCATCGGTGCCGTCGATACCATCGAGATTTATCCGGCAAAGGACGTCACGATCGAGGAATGCCGGGAGCTTGCTGAGGAGATCGGCAAGGAGATCTTCAAGCGGCACCAGGTTCCGGTCTTCTTCACGGGCAAAAACGCTCGCCGGCCCGATCGCGAAGGGCTGACGGCCATTCGCAAGGGCAACTACGAAGGGCTGAGAGACGCAGTCCTCAAGGATCCGAGCCGCGCGCCGGATCTCGGTCCCGCCAAGCTGCATCCAACCGCTGGAGCGACGATCGTCGGAGCTCTTGAACAGCATGACGCTTATTTCAACGTCGTGCTCGATACCACGGATGTCGCCATCGCTAAGAAGCTTGCGAGCTATATCAGAGGCAGGACCGGCGGCTTTACCAACATCCAGGGCACTATCGGCCTGCCGAATAAGCATCGCCGAACTGGAAAAGACGTCGCCATCATTTCGATCGAAGTCAGCAATCCGCTGCAGACGCCGCTGCATAGAATTTACAATCTTCTGAAGGCTGAAGCTGCACGCTACGGCGTGAACGTTCTAGCCGGACAGATTTGTGGAACTATCGCGGCGGAAGTCCTCGTTCAGACTGCGGAATGGTACTTGCAGCTCGAGGCCATTAACGGGCCCTGGGATTACAAAACGCAAATCCTCGAAAACCATCTGCTCGAGCTCGAAGGCTAG
- a CDS encoding TetR/AcrR family transcriptional regulator, which yields MGRKRKEIEPKLGRRAAVVAGPDADELARIALDLFAERHYSTVTIKDIGKAANVNSAMIYYHYRDKLALFNAAIDSATSEAFRHFDDNIHNGKHENAASAINAWFDVHVTLYKRLRNVIKISMDCSGPEFSDARSTIKNFYSHEKKILGDIINDGIDSGIFRKVDVSVVCTMISAFLDGILARSLMLKDFDMLKTVEEFKRTLWLHLGYRTVPVRTSSRSSSTDRKSA from the coding sequence ATGGGCCGAAAACGAAAAGAAATTGAACCAAAACTTGGGCGAAGAGCGGCAGTAGTCGCAGGACCCGATGCCGATGAACTCGCACGGATCGCTCTCGATTTATTTGCGGAGCGTCATTACTCGACCGTGACGATCAAGGACATCGGCAAAGCTGCTAACGTCAATAGCGCCATGATCTACTATCACTACCGGGACAAGCTCGCCTTATTTAACGCAGCGATTGACAGTGCGACGAGCGAGGCGTTCAGACACTTCGACGATAACATTCACAACGGCAAGCATGAGAACGCGGCTTCAGCGATCAATGCATGGTTCGACGTGCATGTGACCTTGTACAAGCGTCTGCGCAACGTCATCAAGATTAGCATGGACTGCAGTGGCCCAGAATTCTCGGACGCGAGAAGTACAATCAAAAACTTCTATAGCCATGAAAAGAAGATCCTCGGGGACATCATAAACGACGGCATCGACTCGGGCATTTTCCGTAAGGTCGATGTGTCGGTTGTGTGCACCATGATCTCCGCGTTCCTGGACGGCATTCTGGCGAGATCACTCATGCTCAAGGATTTCGACATGCTTAAGACAGTCGAAGAGTTCAAGCGGACACTCTGGCTTCATCTGGGGTATCGCACAGTGCCCGTCCGAACTTCGTCTCGCTCCAGCTCTACAGATCGCAAATCGGCCTGA
- a CDS encoding APC family permease, giving the protein MDSKVSNPEHVIVSSSHKENMVRAVSWWEVVFIALGACALVMFSLGGISAVTGTVSPLVWTISATIGLIATFVYAEMAAMLPNKSGGTANYGATAWIRHIKVVAPMSVWGNWIAYSPILAIGSGLGAGYVLSVFVPPDHVLNTWSFTLVDLNAIKPGLTLRLNMQFVLGTLIMLTIWAIQHAGITRTARVQIALTLGGLFPLVLVCFLPLFGGKVTMEHFTPFVPLNGAWDFEGWKLFFGGLFIAAWSAYAAESSVCFMSEMRDPETGGPKAVIWTGVICLVVYALVSFVFQGGLGTEGMLSPGIQSGEGVGAAFAGLVGAGPFFTNLLVVMLIFSLLLGVMTAMADSARTLYQGAHDGWFPKYLDHLNEHGVPTRAMWVDLFFNAFLLLMSDYLFVLAVSAVNYLMFHTLNMSAAWIHRIDNPRSKRPYRASMFWLVVVGCLSFVNAFLIGAGANVWGDGVLPLGFTVLFAAVPVFLYRHYVTDRGKFPDYMLSDLIPPGETELTPTRAGILPYLALAGNALAILIGYQIFWGS; this is encoded by the coding sequence ATGGATTCTAAAGTTTCGAATCCTGAACACGTCATAGTGTCATCATCGCACAAAGAAAATATGGTTCGGGCGGTAAGCTGGTGGGAAGTCGTTTTCATTGCACTAGGCGCGTGCGCGCTGGTGATGTTCAGTCTCGGGGGGATTTCCGCGGTCACCGGAACCGTGTCACCGCTGGTTTGGACGATCTCTGCTACGATCGGGTTGATAGCCACGTTTGTCTATGCCGAAATGGCGGCGATGCTGCCAAACAAATCCGGTGGAACCGCGAACTATGGTGCAACCGCCTGGATCCGGCACATTAAGGTCGTTGCGCCGATGTCCGTCTGGGGCAACTGGATCGCATACAGCCCGATCCTTGCTATCGGCTCTGGTTTGGGGGCCGGCTACGTGCTTTCGGTCTTCGTCCCGCCGGATCACGTCTTGAACACTTGGAGTTTCACACTCGTCGATCTGAACGCGATCAAGCCGGGTCTGACACTCCGCCTCAACATGCAATTCGTTCTTGGCACCCTCATCATGTTGACGATCTGGGCTATTCAACATGCGGGGATCACGAGAACCGCACGCGTTCAGATCGCGCTGACTCTCGGTGGGCTCTTCCCGTTGGTGCTCGTTTGCTTCCTGCCGTTGTTTGGCGGCAAAGTCACGATGGAGCACTTCACGCCGTTCGTACCATTAAATGGAGCCTGGGACTTTGAAGGGTGGAAGCTGTTCTTCGGCGGTTTGTTTATAGCCGCCTGGTCGGCATACGCTGCCGAAAGTTCCGTCTGTTTTATGAGCGAGATGCGCGATCCAGAAACTGGCGGGCCAAAGGCGGTCATCTGGACTGGTGTGATCTGCCTGGTCGTATACGCCCTCGTATCCTTCGTATTCCAGGGTGGCTTGGGAACCGAAGGCATGCTGTCACCGGGAATCCAAAGTGGAGAAGGTGTAGGCGCTGCGTTTGCTGGCCTAGTTGGAGCTGGTCCATTCTTCACCAACCTGCTGGTTGTGATGCTGATCTTCAGCCTTCTGCTGGGGGTGATGACGGCCATGGCGGACTCTGCCAGAACCCTTTATCAGGGAGCACATGATGGCTGGTTTCCGAAATACCTTGACCACCTCAACGAGCACGGTGTCCCCACTCGCGCAATGTGGGTAGACCTCTTTTTCAATGCCTTTCTTCTTCTCATGTCTGACTATCTGTTCGTGCTTGCTGTTTCTGCCGTCAACTACTTGATGTTCCACACACTCAATATGAGTGCGGCATGGATACACCGCATTGACAATCCGCGTTCCAAACGGCCGTACCGCGCTTCGATGTTCTGGTTGGTCGTTGTGGGATGCCTATCGTTTGTGAACGCCTTCTTGATCGGCGCTGGTGCAAACGTGTGGGGGGATGGAGTGCTTCCTCTGGGCTTCACGGTCCTGTTTGCCGCCGTGCCGGTCTTCCTTTACCGGCACTATGTAACCGACCGCGGCAAGTTTCCCGACTATATGCTGTCGGATCTGATCCCGCCAGGCGAGACCGAACTCACTCCTACCCGAGCAGGCATCCTTCCTTATCTCGCGCTTGCCGGCAATGCGCTCGCGATATTGATCGGGTACCAGATCTTCTGGGGGAGCTGA
- a CDS encoding type 1 glutamine amidotransferase, whose product MLPVLIVQNDPQEGAGSLATLMAKRGLSQFIVQGFNAPYAELTPERFSALIILGGAQSAYETEAYPYLEREMALVTAFMSADKPIAGFCLGAQILAAALGGDVCAGAQKEIGWYDLTLRDEAADDPLLKGHPKTLLSYHFHGDVIRHIPNGIVLASSEMTPWQTFRHGQKAYGFQYHAEVNRSLLADMCRNNESYLAANGIDADALIVASQPHLADFEHHCAGILERWLDLFSIAEEVR is encoded by the coding sequence ATGCTTCCCGTTCTCATCGTCCAAAACGACCCCCAAGAAGGGGCGGGCTCGCTCGCCACTTTGATGGCCAAACGCGGTCTATCTCAGTTCATTGTCCAAGGCTTCAACGCACCGTATGCAGAGTTGACGCCTGAGCGCTTTAGCGCGCTCATCATACTGGGCGGAGCTCAGAGTGCGTATGAGACCGAGGCCTACCCGTACCTTGAACGCGAAATGGCTCTCGTGACGGCCTTCATGAGTGCCGACAAGCCGATCGCTGGCTTCTGTCTTGGTGCGCAGATTCTTGCCGCAGCACTGGGAGGAGATGTATGCGCTGGCGCGCAAAAGGAAATCGGCTGGTACGATCTCACATTGCGCGATGAGGCGGCGGACGATCCTCTCCTAAAGGGACACCCGAAAACGCTTCTTTCGTATCATTTCCATGGCGACGTTATTCGCCATATTCCCAACGGGATCGTTCTCGCTTCATCCGAGATGACGCCTTGGCAAACATTCCGTCATGGCCAGAAGGCATACGGATTCCAGTATCATGCTGAAGTGAATAGATCACTGCTTGCCGACATGTGCCGCAACAACGAGAGTTATCTCGCTGCCAACGGCATCGACGCCGACGCACTTATCGTCGCGAGCCAACCGCACCTGGCGGACTTCGAACACCATTGCGCGGGCATACTCGAGCGGTGGCTTGATCTATTTTCAATTGCCGAAGAAGTCCGTTGA